A stretch of DNA from Campylobacter concisus:
AGTGGTGTTGGCGTAGTTTTGGTAAGTCACGATCTAAATATCGTACTAAATTATGCTACAAAAATCGCCTATGTGAGTAAAAATTTACATATTCATAAAACTCATGAAGATACCGCAAAAAGAGAATTTATAGAGCATTTAGCAAAATCTCATAGCCATTTTTGTGACGTCGAGATCGCACTTGGCGAATGTGAGTGCAAAATCAAAAGTAATGTTTTTAAGCTAAAGAGATAAAATGAGTGAAATTTTAGAGTTAAATTTTATGCAAAATGCCTTTATTGCTGGTATTTTAGTGAGTATCATTTGTGGGCTCATAGGCTCACTCGTTGTTATAAATAAAATGACTTTTATCGCTGGCGGTATCGCGCACGGAGCATATGGCGGCATAGGACTTGCCTTTTTCTTCTCGCTCGAACCACTTCTTGGAGCTAGCATATTCTCGCTCTTTTTAGCCCTTATAATCGCCACTATCACGTTAAAAGATAAAACCAACATCGACTCAGTCATCGGTGCTATTTGGGCATTTGGCATGGCTATTGGTATCATTTTTATCGATTTAACTCCAGGATACAATGCCGATCTTATGAGCTATCTTTTTGGCTCTATCTTAGCAGTGAGCGGGCAAGATATAACATTTATGAGTATTTTAGATATCTTATTTTTAGCACTCATTGCCCTTTTTTACCGTCAATTTGTAGCTATTAGTTTTGATGCAGAATTTGCAAAGCTACGCGGTGTAAACACAACATTTTTTCACTATTTATTAGTATGTATGATGGCACTTTGTGTGGTGGCTACGATTCGTGTTGTGGGGCTGATTTTAGTCATCGCTCTTCTTACTATACCGCCATATTTAGCACAAATTTTTGCCAAAAGACTGGGACTGATGATGCTAATCTCTACTATCTTTTCAGTCATTTTTTGCTTTAGTGGTCTATTTATTAGCTTTTATTTTAACCTAACAGGCGGAGCTAGCATAATCTTAGTTGCTTCACTTTGCTTTTTTGCTTTTTGTTTTAAATTTAAAAGCTTACGTCAGTAGCCCTTCTTAACTGATAAAGCGTCCAAAAGACGAAGCAAATAGCTGTGAGATAGACACTAAAAAATAGAGCCAGCCATATAAATTTTATC
This window harbors:
- a CDS encoding metal ABC transporter permease; translation: MSEILELNFMQNAFIAGILVSIICGLIGSLVVINKMTFIAGGIAHGAYGGIGLAFFFSLEPLLGASIFSLFLALIIATITLKDKTNIDSVIGAIWAFGMAIGIIFIDLTPGYNADLMSYLFGSILAVSGQDITFMSILDILFLALIALFYRQFVAISFDAEFAKLRGVNTTFFHYLLVCMMALCVVATIRVVGLILVIALLTIPPYLAQIFAKRLGLMMLISTIFSVIFCFSGLFISFYFNLTGGASIILVASLCFFAFCFKFKSLRQ